TAGCTTGGCTCCTTTGGGAGTGTGGAAGCTGTTGATAAGGTAGGCTGTGGCAGTCCCACTTGGATATGTCAATTTgtatttcaaaatcatcacctaattaattaatttcagttAGCAAGAATTTGTGTAAGAATTGATGTAGTAAGAGAGCAGACCCTTCTTAGCGGCATGATTGAGAATAGGCCGACGAAGCTGACAGCAAAAACGAAAGCAGTCATCCATCCAAGGCGGAGTTGTTTGACATTGTTTGGAGTTTTTCCCTGTTTCAGCTTGAGATGCTGTGATTGGACTCATCGCCAGCAAATAACTTGCAGTTCCACCTGCGAAATGCAGATCATTTCCCCAATTCGGCAAAACCCTAGATCAATTTAACTGATGAAGTTGATATTCTGCATACAGATAGAGATGCACTTGCACTTACTGCTAAAAGCAATGCCGGAAGAGGCGACGACGCAGGTTTGAATCACAGTATTCTCCTGCCTGGTGAAGGGCTGCTTGAGAAGGCCGCACTTATATTGCATGAGCATGAGTAAGGGGATCTCCACTCAACCCCCGAAATTGCAGCCATAGTTGACACTCtgctctttttcttttctcatttttttcctttttgctgTGTTTTAGTTCGAgccataattaaattgagcttTAGGGTGTATactgttaattaattatgtagtgctttttttttgtcacCAACTATTCATCATATATTcagtagtatataaatttgataGTGTTTTGTTTGGATAGAATTGACGTATgagttattataaataattctcCTAATATAAAAAGAGCAAcactaatactcccttcgttcaaCACCTGCATTGTTTGTTTAGTGAGTTAATGAGAGAGTAAAGGTAAGAAGAAAAGTAGAAAggatattgtttatttttaaaaagctttatttttaatggatagacaaaaaagaaacattttatttctatcGAGAGAAGTATTAGCCTATCATTGCAAGGAAAAagtcctagatggatagtggTAATAAACTACATAGACTATGGATTTCGAGATAATTCATTCATTGAATTTATCTACTAATTTATAAGGTTTCGAAATACTATAACTGTTGTAATTAAACCCTCCTAATTTTACAACCTTTGCTCTTTCAAGGTTAACTCCTGAAGTCCGTGTATATTTGTAGATTTCCAAATagataaagataaatgtacatgtatataatccccttatattttaaattaaattggattggattaaatttatataaattattattattattattatcaagtACGGAGTATGTTATTTTGTAGATTTTGAAGTTGATTTTGAAGtatgttattttatagtaataaaagaTTAATCTTTTCTTAGATTtaccaatttaatttcaatattatttctttacttaattattaCAGAAGGGTCAATATATAATATGaagaattgatttatttttaataaattaatgtttattaattgtttttaatgtaaaacaccaaaaatgacaAGTTTTGTACATGtacaaattttatgtatatgcTAATGTgaatcaattcaaaatttttggtgCGATTACAATTAAGATTTCGTTTAAGTGCACATCATGCATtagtttcttttatttaagaaaaagttaaatttgTTTTCTAATATTGATTTaactgatttttttatataaacatGGACACTGCCAGCTATTCCAAATGCGTGTGATTTTGATTAACTTCTTTAATGTGAAAGTTACCAAATGAATTTCACTATATTAACTTATTAAGGTACTCACGTCTTATTTGCATTCTCATTTTCAATGTCACCAGTTCTATATTTGCCAGTGAAGTTTGTTATTGAATAAGATATTTGCCTTAACAATATTTTGATAACTAATTAAGCTTGTTTTCATTCGAATATAGTTAAATTCCAAATGAATTAGTAATTGCTTTGACGTGCGATTTTCATATCTTGTCGTCCTTGCTAAAGTAATTCAATAGACCAGCTTATTTAGCtgttaatttaatcaaatttagaTTACTGAGTAGTGTTTATGTTCATGTAGGTTTgagataatattagaaaagtTATGTGATTGTAGAACTTATAAATTGGGCTATTAACGAGTTATTTGATTCGTGAGAGTTTGTGTATGGATAGGATATGATTAAAATAGGTGTTGACTTCCATTCATGTAATTGATGTCTTAGAATTTAGGGTTACATGAAATTATGTTGACTCTCCAAAATTGAATTACTCATAAGTCATAACTCGTCTCAAACTAATCAACTGCGTATGACTAAATTTAAATGCTACAAACATTAATCAACGATATTTTTGTAAGATAAGTTTGCATAAATTGCATATACTACATAATTtctctaaatttaaattaaatctaaccgattatatatatttaaatccattttaccataaatcttattttttactcAATCACCACTATTAGATTTCAACAAACATAATTGCATACAAATCCCCACTATCGCTAATGAAAGTACTattccatcatcatcattgttAGTACTTACTCAAGCATAATGAAATTACCGTGGAATCTGGattaatatgtaaaattatttttatttgcttcGGCTATTTGATTCGCCACTATTGTAATAatgagaattatttttatttatgaacaCTGTATTTCCTGCATACtaggaatataaaaaaatccgTTTCCCTTTATTAGAGTCTTCTGAGTTATGACAAGTAAATTAACCATTAATGACGATAAATAACTCTCCTTAAATTCAGCAAGAGATCAGCCTTGAAAAATAATCGAGCATATcctattcaataattattacGTGAAGGATAATCGggtaaaataaaaagtcaacaaatttgtataaatcCCTCATATATCGGATTAtggaaatgacaaaattaccCCAATTATTTATTGGTTTGCAATTTTGGTAAATAATTAGGCAGTAAGTCAACTGAATAGATCACGTTGAATTAATATCTGCCAGAAATAAAATGGCTggacaaaaatttcaaaacagtGTCTAACGGTTTTCTTATTAATAAAGATTCTAATGATATGTGCTGGCAATTAAATACTTATTTGGGATGTGAAACGGTAACAATATAAGTACTCTACTAGTAATTTCATTGTATACATTAATacataattcttaaaataatttagaaaaataaattaatatatacttaataaattttataagtgGTTTGAGGCACATATAGAATGCGGTGATAATGTTAGCGTATAAAATCGGTTATTTAAtgatgaaattaatataacaagtaaataattatattgaaatttagtaGGATTAGGATATATAAAATCTGAAATCCCCATGCATCGGGATTCATTATCCACTCTAATCCCGATTTCAGAATCTCAGATTTGTGCAccaactctctctctataaatACAGATACACGCCACATATTCGGGAAATTTTCTCCaacaaaaaggaagaaatCCTGTAGAAGAGGTGTGCATGATGAGTGAAAAGGCAGAGAACATGGTGAGAGAAGAGGGAGAGGGCTTTGAGGAGGACGGCGAGACTGAGGAGGCGGCGTTGGAGAGGGCTTTCGACGAAATAGAGGTGCCGCCGTGGCAGAAGCAGATCACGATTAGGGCGATGGTTACCAGTTTGATTTTGAGCGCCGTCTTCAATGTCATAGTCTGCAAGCTGAATCTGTCCACCGGTGTGATTCCGTCGCTCAACGTGGCGGCGGGGCTTCTAGGTTTCGCCGCCGTCAAGGCGTGGACGGTTATGATCCAAAAGTGTGGCCTCCTCAAGCAGCCTTTCACCAGGCAGGAGAATACTGTTATACAGACTTGCGTTGTCGCCTCTTCCGGCATTGCTTTTAGCAGtacgcctctctctctctctccatacGTACATATgcagtttttttattttgaattaaattctactgtatttaattatttgcagAATTGCTTTGCTAATGTTTGTTCTTAATTCTGAACTCATTTGTTTAAGCACGTTTCTTAATGCTAATTCTATATTGTGGTAGAATCGTACTTAATTTCATCGTGGTTGATGCAATGATTCTAGGGTTCCAACCTgctcaaatttaaatttcatctCGGTGTCAatgtttaattgattgttGTGATAAATTGTTTATATGATGTTTTTGTAATCAATTATCAGGTGGGACAGCAAGTTATCTACTGGGTATGAGTCCATTAACAGCATCGCAAGCTGATTCAGGGAATACTCCGATCAACGTGAAGACACTCTCTCTTGGATGGATTACTGGGTTCCTTTTTCTTGTCAGCTTCGTAGGCCTTTTCTCGATTGTGCCCCTAAGAAGGGTATATACCTTTTCCTTTATCCTCATCGATCATCGTccaaatttccatattttaaCTGCTAGTttacaaattgaaattttggtttCAGCTGATGATCTTGAAGTATAAATTGACATATCCAAGTGGGACTGCCACAGCCTACCTTATCAACAGTTTCCACACTCCCAAAGGAGCAAAGCTAGCTAAGTATGAAAATTCTCTTCTCATTCCCATTCTTGGTGCGATTTTCAATTGTATGGCTATTGATTTGATGTGAATGCAGGAAGCAAGTGTGGGTGCTTTTCAAATCTTTTGTTGGTAGCTTTACATGGGCTTTCTTCCAGTGGTTCTTCACTGCTGCTGATAACTGTGGTTTTAGTAGCTTCCCCACTTTCGGCCTTAAAGCCTTTAGCCAAAGGTGTGATATCATCTCCACCCTGATTGAATCTCACTCATATAAACAACTGCTtgttagttaattaattacttgttCATCAATTTCTTTACAAATGCAGGTTCTACTTTGATTTTTCGGCTACATATGTGGGAGTTGGAATGATATGCCCTTACATGGTTAATGTTTCATTATTGATTGGAGCAATCATCTCTTGGGGCCTTATGTGGCCGGCGATTGAGTCCAAGAAAGGCATCTGGTTCCGCGCAGACTTGCCTGGGAGCAGCCTTCATGGAATCCAAGGATACAGAGTGTTTCTTGCCATTGCAACCATACTTGGCGACGGCCTATTCCAAGTGGTATACATGGTTACACTCACAGTCAAGAGCTTCGTACAACAGAGCTTGCACAAGAATGACAACATTAATCTTGATGAGGGAGATGTAGTGGAAGACTACAACGAGAAAAAGAGAACCGCATACTTCTTGAAGGATCAAATTCCCAACACAACAGCCATAGGTGGATACATTGTTCTGGCTCTCATCTCAACATTTGTAGTGCCGCAGATCTTCCATCAGATCAAGTGGTACCAAATTCTAGTAGCCTACATAATAGCTCCGGTTCTCGCCTTCTGCAATGCCTATGGCTGTGGCCTCTCTGATTGGTCCCTGGCCTCCAACTATGGCAAGATAGCCATCCTGGTGTTTAGCTCATGGGTGGGGCTAGAGCATGGCGGGGTTCTTGCAGGGCTTGCCTCATGTGGTGTGATGATGAGCATTGTGTCGACAGCCTCTGATCTGATGCAGGATTTCAAGACAGGGTACCTCACCCTACCCCTCCCTCGCTCAATGTTCGTCAGCCAAGTCATTGGCACTGCAATGGGGTGTGTCCTATCTCCTCTGGTGTTCTGGTTCTTCTATAAGGCCTACAGCGTAGGTGACCCCAACGGTGCGTACCCAGCCCCCTACGCCTTGTTGTACCGTGGCATTGCACTCTTGGGAGTGGAGGGCTTCTGGGCACTTCCCCACAACTGCTTGATGCTTGCAATCGTGTGCTTCCTGGTGTCTGTGGCCATCAATGTGCTCACTGTGGTGTTGAAAAGGTATGAGACCAAGTACAGGATCTACAGGTTTATCCCTAGCCCCATGTGCATGGCTATTCCATTCTATCTTGGGGGCTACTTCGCCATTGACATGTGCATTGGGAGTGTCCTTTTGTTCGGTGGcaattgaagaacaagaagCAGGCGGATGAGCTGTCGCCTGCTGTCGCATCGGGGCTCATCTGTGGTGACTCTCTGTGGGGAGTTCCAGCGGCGATATTGGCTCTGGCCGGAGTGAGTCCTCCAATCTGCATGAAGTTTTTGTCTGCCTCGGCGAACAAGCGTGTTGATGCTATGCTTGGCGCCTAATTTCGTGGTTGAGACCATGTTTCTTAATATTTACTTGAAAagatttagtttttattttcattttcattttcattttcattttcattggTATGATTGTTAGTTACTATTGCTAAATTTGAGGGCTGATGATAGTTGGCTcgctttcatttttattatttcattattgtaAAATCTGCAAGATATTAttctattacaaaattagtcAATCGTTTTCTTTACTCTCGTTGCAAATTCAATTagatattcaattgaaaagAATTATGTAACgtattagaaaatataatgatataaaaattgtaGAGTAGGTGCGTGCCTctctaattaaaaataagtaatacACAAATTGCAtcgatctttcactttcgcaacacaaaatataatcgATAAAATCCCTGGCCCAAGAAATATTAATCATCTTCCCGGACTGAGTGAGTATATTTTTGAGTActaatgacaaaaataaccctagactcaaacatgtaatttttttgttatggaggatatttttgtaaattttcattaaatagcatcaaacatgtgattatttttttcttctcttctttcttttttcttcattttcttctttctttttagtattttatcttccttttgttttttttttttaccttagtttatgtttcttctttctttttagtgttatatacatacatctaattgcattcataatataaataaaaaataaaaatacctaattaagttaattatttaaagtaattaaatcagttgaatattttttattaaattattttatactcattttataGTTGAAACACcgactaaaaatattcaactttttatatcactatgaatacaattcacattattaaatttttattaaggctatattgattaattactaatttaatataaaataataataactattattacataatattatgtgattcataatttatataattatactacaattattaattattatcaatttttagtattataataataataatctatattgattagttactaatttaatgtaaaataatatttacaattattacataatattatatggttcataatttatataattatactataatattttattaattactatcaatttttagtattataacaataataattaaaaatgatggataattatatttaagtatatttaaatgatattaaaaataaattaattattagtttataacatcaaaatagtaatattaatattgattaataataatagtataaagaattaggagaatgagagaagatattataatagtatCACTTTTGTACAAATTTATGCtcccaaaataccctctatGACATAAActgaaatatatttgtttaaagggcATTTTGGAGGTATAAAATCGTATCAGATCAAAATGTCGATTTATAGGTACCAAGAAcgcatataaaataaatatcgaGTACAATTTACAGCGAAAATAAAGATGCAAGACATTATTTACGTAGTCCTTTAAaaatactaggagtactaAACTAATTTTTGTGTACTTAACAAACTATCAAAAAGATAATACT
The genomic region above belongs to Salvia hispanica cultivar TCC Black 2014 chromosome 3, UniMelb_Shisp_WGS_1.0, whole genome shotgun sequence and contains:
- the LOC125213797 gene encoding LOW QUALITY PROTEIN: probable metal-nicotianamine transporter YSL7 (The sequence of the model RefSeq protein was modified relative to this genomic sequence to represent the inferred CDS: inserted 1 base in 1 codon) produces the protein MMSEKAENMVREEGEGFEEDGETEEAALERAFDEIEVPPWQKQITIRAMVTSLILSAVFNVIVCKLNLSTGVIPSLNVAAGLLGFAAVKAWTVMIQKCGLLKQPFTRQENTVIQTCVVASSGIAFSSGTASYLLGMSPLTASQADSGNTPINVKTLSLGWITGFLFLVSFVGLFSIVPLRRLMILKYKLTYPSGTATAYLINSFHTPKGAKLAKKQVWVLFKSFVGSFTWAFFQWFFTAADNCGFSSFPTFGLKAFSQRFYFDFSATYVGVGMICPYMVNVSLLIGAIISWGLMWPAIESKKGIWFRADLPGSSLHGIQGYRVFLAIATILGDGLFQVVYMVTLTVKSFVQQSLHKNDNINLDEGDVVEDYNEKKRTAYFLKDQIPNTTAIGGYIVLALISTFVVPQIFHQIKWYQILVAYIIAPVLAFCNAYGCGLSDWSLASNYGKIAILVFSSWVGLEHGGVLAGLASCGVMMSIVSTASDLMQDFKTGYLTLPLPRSMFVSQVIGTAMGCVLSPLVFWFFYKAYSVGDPNGAYPAPYALLYRGIALLGVEGFWALPHNCLMLAIVCFLVSVAINVLTVVLKRYETKYRIYRFIPSPMCMAIPFYLGGYFAIDMCIGSVLLFXWQLKNKKQADELSPAVASGLICGDSLWGVPAAILALAGVSPPICMKFLSASANKRVDAMLGA